A stretch of Brevundimonas naejangsanensis DNA encodes these proteins:
- a CDS encoding UDP-glucose dehydrogenase family protein — translation MRVAMIGTGYVGLVSGACFADFGHTVTCVDKDASKIERLHQNVMPIYEPGLDDLVASNVRDGRLAFAVDGAEAIRAADAVFIAVGTPSRRGDGHADLSYVYAAAEEIADLMDGFTVVVTKSTVPVGTGDEIERIIRARRPDADFAVVSNPEFLREGAAIGDFKRPDRVVVGTDNERARAVMAELYRPLNLNETPIMFTGRRTSELIKYAANAFLAMKITFINEVADLCEAVGADVQQVARGIGLDNRIGSKFLHAGPGYGGSCFPKDTLALVRTATDAGSPLKLIETTVAINHARKKAMADRVAEALGGDLKGKTVALLGLTFKPNTDDMRDAPSLDVAPALMARGATVQAFDPEGMEEAAKLLDGVVFKEGPYEALAGADVAVILTEWNQFRALDLDRIKLLLKQPVMVDLRNVYRPEDMRARGFRYFSIGRPLDAA, via the coding sequence ATGCGCGTCGCCATGATCGGAACGGGCTATGTCGGCCTGGTGTCCGGAGCCTGTTTCGCCGACTTCGGCCATACGGTGACCTGCGTCGACAAGGACGCCTCCAAGATCGAGCGCCTGCACCAGAACGTCATGCCCATCTATGAGCCCGGGCTCGACGACCTGGTGGCCAGCAACGTCCGCGACGGGCGGCTGGCCTTCGCCGTCGACGGGGCCGAGGCGATCCGCGCGGCCGACGCCGTCTTCATCGCCGTGGGCACGCCGTCGCGGCGCGGCGACGGCCATGCGGACCTGTCCTACGTCTATGCCGCGGCCGAGGAGATCGCCGACCTGATGGACGGCTTCACCGTCGTGGTGACCAAGTCCACCGTCCCCGTCGGCACGGGCGACGAGATCGAGCGCATCATCCGCGCCCGTCGGCCCGACGCCGATTTCGCCGTCGTCTCCAACCCAGAGTTCCTGCGCGAAGGCGCCGCCATCGGCGACTTCAAGCGCCCCGACCGCGTCGTCGTCGGCACGGACAATGAGCGCGCCCGCGCCGTCATGGCCGAGCTTTATCGGCCGCTGAACCTCAATGAGACGCCGATCATGTTCACCGGACGGCGCACGTCCGAGCTGATCAAATATGCGGCGAACGCCTTCCTGGCCATGAAGATCACCTTCATCAACGAGGTCGCCGATCTGTGCGAGGCGGTCGGCGCCGACGTGCAGCAGGTCGCCCGCGGCATCGGCCTGGACAACCGCATCGGCTCGAAATTCCTCCACGCCGGGCCGGGTTACGGCGGCTCCTGCTTCCCCAAGGACACCCTGGCCCTGGTGCGCACGGCGACCGACGCCGGCTCCCCGCTGAAGCTGATCGAGACCACGGTGGCGATCAACCACGCGCGCAAGAAGGCCATGGCCGACCGCGTCGCCGAGGCCCTGGGCGGCGACCTGAAGGGCAAGACGGTCGCCCTGCTGGGCCTGACGTTCAAGCCCAACACCGACGACATGCGCGACGCCCCCTCGCTGGACGTGGCCCCGGCCCTGATGGCGCGCGGCGCGACGGTCCAGGCCTTCGATCCCGAGGGGATGGAGGAGGCGGCCAAGCTTCTGGACGGCGTGGTCTTCAAGGAGGGGCCCTACGAGGCCCTGGCCGGCGCCGACGTCGCTGTGATCCTGACCGAGTGGAACCAGTTCCGCGCCCTGGACCTGGACCGGATCAAGCTGCTGCTGAAGCAGCCGGTCATGGTCGACCTGCGCAACGTCTATCGTCCGGAGGACATGCGGGCGCGCGGTTTCCGCTACTTCTCCATCGGCCGCCCCCTGGACGCCGCCTAG
- a CDS encoding outer membrane beta-barrel protein — protein sequence MRVKSLILASSAAVALALSAGAASAEPDGWYGAIDAGYHVIDDINTEASTNGANWNWEVNDGWAAFARLGYRFNPNWRVELEGGYRSGDIGTVRAVSGAQGLCNLTPATGPCHSPDGDITSTTLMANVIYDFGSPDWTIRPFVGLGVGANRVNTDVVGRLRQTPAVSFAADDTSTKFAAQAIAGLAWAVSDRANIDLTYRYLTGDMEFDTRVAGTGNVPFGIMSGDYDQSHTVTLGLRYAFGAEPVAPPPPPPPPPPPPPPPPPPPPPPPPPPPAKPAARQFVVYFDWDRSDLTAEARSVVTQAANYAKSGAPTRVLVVGYTDTSGSAAYNLGLSNRRARTVADALVAQGVNGGVISLDGKGETALAKPTADGVREPLNRRATVDINF from the coding sequence ATGCGTGTCAAGAGTTTGATCCTGGCGTCGAGCGCGGCGGTCGCCCTGGCCCTGTCGGCCGGCGCCGCCTCGGCGGAGCCCGATGGCTGGTACGGCGCGATCGACGCCGGCTACCACGTCATTGACGACATCAACACGGAAGCGTCCACCAACGGCGCCAACTGGAACTGGGAAGTGAACGACGGCTGGGCGGCCTTCGCTCGCCTCGGCTACCGTTTCAATCCGAACTGGCGCGTCGAACTCGAAGGCGGCTACCGCTCGGGCGACATCGGCACGGTGCGCGCCGTGTCGGGCGCGCAAGGCCTGTGCAACCTGACGCCGGCCACCGGCCCTTGTCACTCGCCCGATGGCGACATCACGTCCACGACGCTGATGGCCAACGTCATCTATGACTTCGGCTCGCCGGACTGGACCATCCGTCCGTTCGTGGGCCTGGGCGTGGGCGCGAACCGCGTCAACACCGACGTCGTCGGCCGCCTGCGCCAGACCCCGGCCGTCAGCTTCGCCGCTGACGACACCTCGACCAAGTTCGCCGCCCAGGCGATCGCCGGTCTGGCCTGGGCCGTCTCGGACCGCGCCAACATCGACCTGACCTATCGCTACCTGACCGGCGACATGGAGTTCGATACGCGCGTCGCGGGCACGGGCAATGTGCCCTTCGGCATCATGTCGGGCGACTATGACCAGTCGCACACCGTGACCCTGGGCCTGCGCTATGCGTTCGGCGCCGAGCCGGTGGCCCCGCCGCCGCCGCCCCCGCCGCCGCCCCCGCCGCCCCCGCCGCCCCCCCCGCCCCCGCCGCCGCCGCCTCCGCCGCCTCCGGCCAAGCCGGCCGCGCGTCAGTTCGTGGTCTATTTCGACTGGGACCGCTCGGACCTGACGGCGGAAGCCCGCTCGGTGGTGACGCAGGCCGCCAACTACGCCAAGTCGGGCGCTCCGACCCGCGTCCTGGTCGTCGGCTACACCGACACCTCGGGTTCGGCCGCCTACAACCTGGGCCTGTCGAACCGCCGTGCGCGCACCGTGGCTGACGCCCTGGTCGCCCAAGGCGTCAACGGCGGCGTGATCTCGCTGGACGGCAAGGGTGAAACCGCCCTGGCCAAGCCGACGGCCGACGGCGTGCGCGAGCCGCTGAACCGTCGCGCCACCGTCGACATCAACTTCTAG
- a CDS encoding AGE family epimerase/isomerase: MRLYPVIMCGGAGTRLWPASRPSRPKQFIPLAGNRSVFQETVLRVAPLAVDGGRILVVGGVSHRRAILDQLDDLGVEAQVLLEPEARDSAAAMAVAAAWTEAHDAGGVNIFVASDHHIPDGEEFRRAVMAGAEGAVRGRIVTLGVKPTEPSEAYGYIRPGGAGLAPVSVFVEKPSRRTAENYIQNGYLWNSGNFIASARVFLSELSHHAPGVAGAARAAITEAEAAPVAVLGAAFRQAPKISIDYALMEKTRVASVLPVDFRWSDLGAWDAIAATGEGEIGGHIFEDAEGCMARAPDGMIVAALGVRNLAIVAERDAVLVCDLKRAQDVKKVVERIRLSSPQHADFPLRDEESLADGAGRLRDWLRLRALPIWSSLGQDAAGGFAELLSLEGRRVPAERRARVQARQIYVFAQAGLMGWEGPWRPIVEHGLRYLDARFLRPDGRMRTLLADDGEAVDDDATVYDQAFLLLAWATAVRAGVADADLEAPAARVRDLLLAEALPNGAIIEAGDHPYQSNAHMHLLEAALAWAEVSDDPAWADWAQRLSCLARQVFIDPDSGRLREYFDSAWRPAAGDAGRLIEPGHQFEWAWLLARQGASRNDADALKDARRLYERGREGLDLRHNVAVDALNDDGGFRTRRARLWPQTEWLKAALLLAETADRGQREALLGDAAKAQRALWFYLTPEGLWRDKRLETGRFIDEPAPASSLYHIVSAFRQVVGSGVLGKGAESGALH, from the coding sequence ATGAGGCTTTATCCGGTGATTATGTGCGGGGGCGCAGGAACCCGACTTTGGCCCGCATCGCGTCCATCTCGACCTAAGCAGTTTATTCCTCTCGCGGGAAATCGGTCTGTCTTTCAGGAAACGGTGCTGCGCGTGGCGCCGCTGGCGGTGGACGGCGGGCGGATTCTGGTGGTCGGGGGCGTTTCCCACCGGAGGGCGATCCTGGACCAACTGGATGATCTGGGTGTGGAGGCCCAGGTGCTCCTGGAGCCCGAGGCGCGGGATTCGGCCGCCGCCATGGCCGTGGCGGCCGCCTGGACCGAGGCCCATGACGCCGGCGGCGTGAACATCTTCGTGGCGTCCGACCACCATATCCCTGACGGCGAGGAGTTTCGGCGCGCGGTCATGGCGGGGGCGGAGGGCGCCGTCCGCGGCCGGATCGTCACGCTCGGCGTCAAGCCGACCGAGCCTTCCGAAGCCTATGGCTATATTCGCCCCGGCGGCGCGGGGCTGGCGCCGGTGTCGGTGTTCGTCGAAAAGCCCAGTCGCCGGACCGCCGAAAACTACATCCAGAACGGATATCTCTGGAACAGCGGCAATTTCATCGCGTCGGCCAGGGTTTTTCTCTCTGAACTCAGCCATCATGCGCCCGGCGTCGCCGGCGCGGCGCGGGCGGCGATCACGGAGGCGGAGGCCGCGCCGGTCGCCGTTCTGGGCGCGGCGTTTCGACAGGCACCGAAGATTTCCATCGATTACGCCCTGATGGAAAAGACGCGGGTCGCCTCGGTGCTGCCGGTCGACTTTCGGTGGTCCGATCTCGGCGCCTGGGACGCGATCGCCGCGACGGGCGAAGGCGAAATCGGCGGGCACATCTTCGAAGACGCCGAAGGCTGCATGGCGCGGGCGCCGGACGGCATGATCGTGGCCGCCCTGGGCGTGCGCAATCTGGCGATCGTGGCGGAACGCGACGCCGTCCTCGTCTGTGACCTGAAACGCGCGCAGGACGTGAAGAAGGTGGTCGAGCGCATCAGACTGTCCTCGCCCCAGCACGCCGACTTCCCGCTGCGGGACGAGGAAAGCCTGGCCGACGGAGCGGGCCGGTTGCGCGACTGGTTGCGGCTTCGGGCCTTGCCGATCTGGTCGTCGCTCGGCCAGGACGCCGCCGGGGGGTTCGCCGAATTGCTCAGCCTGGAGGGGCGGCGGGTTCCGGCCGAGCGCAGGGCGCGGGTTCAGGCCCGCCAGATCTACGTCTTCGCCCAGGCCGGCCTGATGGGATGGGAGGGGCCGTGGCGGCCCATCGTCGAACATGGCCTCCGCTATCTCGACGCGCGCTTCCTGCGCCCTGACGGGCGAATGCGGACCTTGCTGGCCGACGACGGCGAGGCGGTGGATGACGATGCCACGGTTTACGATCAGGCGTTCTTGCTGTTGGCCTGGGCCACGGCGGTGCGGGCGGGCGTCGCCGACGCCGACCTGGAAGCACCGGCGGCGAGAGTGCGCGACCTGCTGCTGGCCGAGGCGCTGCCCAACGGCGCGATCATCGAGGCTGGGGACCATCCCTATCAGTCCAACGCCCATATGCACCTGCTGGAAGCGGCGCTGGCCTGGGCCGAGGTCAGCGATGATCCGGCCTGGGCGGACTGGGCGCAGCGGTTGTCGTGTCTGGCGCGGCAGGTGTTCATCGACCCCGACAGCGGGCGGCTGCGGGAGTATTTCGATTCGGCCTGGCGTCCTGCGGCGGGCGATGCGGGGCGGCTGATCGAGCCGGGGCATCAGTTTGAATGGGCTTGGCTGCTGGCGCGCCAGGGGGCGTCAAGGAACGACGCCGATGCGCTGAAGGACGCCCGACGCCTGTATGAGCGCGGGCGCGAAGGCCTCGACCTCCGCCACAACGTCGCCGTGGACGCGCTCAACGACGACGGCGGCTTCCGGACGCGTCGCGCTCGGCTGTGGCCGCAGACCGAATGGCTTAAGGCGGCGTTGCTGCTGGCCGAGACGGCGGACCGAGGGCAGCGGGAGGCGCTTCTGGGCGACGCCGCGAAGGCTCAGCGCGCGCTCTGGTTCTATCTCACGCCCGAAGGCTTGTGGCGGGACAAGCGACTGGAGACGGGCCGGTTTATTGACGAGCCCGCCCCGGCGAGTTCGCTTTACCATATCGTGTCAGCGTTCCGTCAGGTCGTCGGCAGCGGCGTTCTTGGAAAGGGCGCGGAATCGGGCGCGTTGCACTGA
- the argB gene encoding acetylglutamate kinase, with protein sequence MIETDRQSEERGWETAKTLAEALPYIQVYDRETVVIKYGGHAMGESAVARQFAADVVLLKLMGVNPVVVHGGGPQISAMLDKAGVKSAFVDGLRVTDKDTMSVAEMVLSGAVNKEIAHWITVAGKEADVRGVGLSGKDAGLLTVEKTKRTKRDPDSMIEHEVDLGFVGEPTKVDPKLIKGLIASETEDWVPVIAPIGVAEDGLTYNVNADTVAGAVAGALHAKRMLLLTDVPGVKGADGEIIRQMTLEEAQGLIDDGVATGGMIPKLETAMAAVRAGVEAVVILDGRRPHAMLVELFTEHGAGTLVKAK encoded by the coding sequence ATGATAGAGACTGATCGGCAATCCGAGGAACGCGGCTGGGAGACGGCGAAGACGCTCGCCGAGGCCCTGCCCTATATCCAGGTGTATGACCGCGAGACCGTGGTCATCAAATACGGCGGCCACGCCATGGGCGAGAGCGCCGTGGCCCGGCAGTTCGCCGCCGATGTGGTGCTGCTGAAGCTGATGGGGGTGAACCCCGTGGTCGTCCATGGCGGCGGGCCGCAGATCAGCGCCATGCTGGACAAGGCCGGGGTGAAATCGGCCTTCGTCGACGGCCTGCGCGTGACGGACAAGGACACCATGTCGGTGGCCGAAATGGTCCTGTCCGGCGCCGTGAACAAGGAGATCGCCCACTGGATCACTGTCGCCGGCAAGGAAGCCGATGTGCGCGGCGTCGGCCTGTCGGGCAAGGACGCCGGCCTGCTGACGGTCGAGAAGACCAAGCGCACCAAGCGCGACCCTGACAGCATGATCGAACACGAGGTCGATCTGGGCTTCGTCGGCGAACCGACCAAGGTCGATCCCAAGCTGATCAAGGGGCTGATCGCCTCGGAGACCGAGGACTGGGTGCCGGTCATCGCCCCCATCGGGGTGGCGGAAGACGGCCTGACCTACAACGTCAACGCCGACACCGTGGCCGGGGCGGTCGCCGGGGCGCTGCACGCCAAGCGGATGCTGCTGCTGACGGACGTGCCGGGGGTCAAGGGCGCCGACGGCGAGATCATCCGCCAGATGACGCTGGAAGAGGCGCAAGGGCTGATCGACGACGGCGTCGCCACCGGCGGCATGATCCCCAAGCTGGAGACGGCCATGGCCGCCGTCCGCGCCGGGGTCGAGGCCGTGGTCATCCTGGACGGGCGTCGTCCGCACGCCATGCTGGTCGAACTGTTCACCGAGCACGGCGCCGGCACCCTGGTGAAGGCGAAGTGA
- a CDS encoding pyrimidine 5'-nucleotidase has protein sequence MTADASGGPLAATTEIGADLRHVRSWVFDLDNTLYPPESQFLKQVEQRINQYVVRTSGLPSAEALSVQKGYLHDYGTSLAGLMLHYQIDPHDFLAEVHDVPLDVLTPDPGLHAALERLQGPRLIFTNGSIGHARRVMERLELTRFFDGVFALEDADLIPKPDPRTFDKMLARFDVDPATACFFEDTPKNLEPAHAIGMTTVLVGPKAFTAEGDHIQHRAASLGPFLAAAMLDGDPQ, from the coding sequence GTGACGGCAGACGCTTCGGGCGGGCCGCTCGCGGCGACCACCGAGATCGGCGCCGACCTGCGCCACGTGCGGTCCTGGGTGTTCGATCTCGACAACACCCTCTACCCGCCGGAAAGCCAGTTCCTTAAGCAGGTCGAGCAGCGCATCAACCAGTATGTGGTGCGCACCTCGGGCCTGCCGTCGGCCGAGGCCTTGAGCGTGCAGAAGGGTTATCTGCACGACTACGGCACCTCCCTGGCCGGGCTGATGCTGCACTATCAGATCGACCCGCACGACTTCCTGGCCGAGGTGCATGACGTGCCGTTGGACGTGCTGACGCCCGATCCCGGCCTGCACGCGGCGCTAGAACGGCTGCAAGGCCCGCGTCTGATCTTCACCAACGGCTCGATCGGCCACGCCCGACGGGTGATGGAGCGGCTGGAGCTGACGCGCTTCTTCGACGGCGTCTTCGCCCTGGAGGACGCCGACCTGATCCCCAAGCCGGACCCGCGCACCTTCGACAAGATGCTGGCGCGCTTCGACGTCGATCCGGCGACCGCCTGCTTCTTCGAGGACACGCCCAAGAACCTCGAACCGGCGCACGCCATCGGCATGACCACCGTGCTGGTCGGGCCCAAGGCCTTCACCGCCGAGGGCGACCACATCCAACACCGGGCCGCCTCCCTGGGCCCCTTCCTGGCTGCCGCCATGCTTGACGGAGATCCGCAATGA
- the dapD gene encoding 2,3,4,5-tetrahydropyridine-2,6-dicarboxylate N-succinyltransferase, translating to MTDLTHLESVIETAWEDRAEVSSATRGEVRDAVETALALLDSGQARVASRGEDGVWTTHQWLKKAVLLSFRLNDNVIMRAGHAPTLPLSADHAAAVGPFWDKVPNKFGDWSAADYQAAGFRSVPGAIVRRGAYVGKNVVLMPSFVNIGAYVDEGSMVDAWATVGSCAQIGKNVHLSGGAGIGGVLEPLQANPTIIEDGCFIGARAEVAEGVIVREGAVLAMGVYLSASTKIVDRATGEIFRGEVPAYSVVVPGALPDPNGGPSLYCAVIVKRVDAQTRAKTGVNELLRD from the coding sequence ATGACCGACCTGACCCATCTGGAATCCGTGATCGAGACCGCCTGGGAAGATCGCGCCGAGGTATCCTCGGCCACGCGCGGCGAGGTGCGCGACGCCGTCGAGACCGCCCTGGCCCTGCTGGATTCCGGCCAGGCGCGCGTGGCCTCGCGCGGCGAAGACGGCGTGTGGACCACGCATCAATGGCTGAAGAAGGCGGTGCTGTTGTCCTTCCGCCTGAACGACAACGTCATCATGCGCGCCGGCCACGCGCCGACCCTGCCGCTGTCGGCCGATCACGCGGCCGCCGTCGGCCCCTTCTGGGACAAGGTGCCCAACAAGTTCGGCGACTGGAGCGCCGCCGACTATCAGGCGGCCGGCTTCCGCTCGGTGCCCGGCGCCATCGTCCGTCGCGGGGCTTATGTCGGGAAGAACGTGGTGCTGATGCCGTCCTTTGTGAACATCGGCGCCTATGTCGATGAAGGCTCGATGGTCGACGCCTGGGCCACGGTCGGGTCGTGCGCCCAGATCGGCAAGAACGTCCACCTGTCGGGCGGCGCCGGCATCGGCGGCGTGCTGGAGCCGCTGCAGGCCAACCCGACCATCATCGAGGACGGCTGCTTCATCGGCGCCCGCGCCGAGGTCGCCGAGGGCGTCATCGTCCGCGAAGGCGCGGTCCTGGCCATGGGCGTCTATCTGTCGGCCTCGACCAAGATCGTCGACCGGGCGACCGGCGAGATCTTCCGCGGCGAGGTGCCGGCCTACTCGGTCGTGGTGCCGGGCGCCCTGCCCGATCCGAACGGCGGCCCCAGCCTGTACTGCGCTGTCATCGTCAAGCGCGTCGACGCCCAGACCCGCGCCAAGACCGGCGTGAACGAACTGCTGCGCGACTGA
- a CDS encoding S8 family peptidase codes for MDSAREYQRNWGVGDTQAIAAWRTGATGRGITVGVVDSGVRMNHQDLATNISPLSTDIVSGRNQREDQDGHGTRVASVIAAPFNDYGTVGVAFNSTILSIRADVSDCSKPEDKICFKSSDLARALDYAVQNGARVINLSIGGESPLGGAFEAALQRAVNAGVVFAIASGNEAGANPEWPGRYASDSRFAGAIIVAGAHNTANVIADFSNRAGVSQSVFLSAPGVDVIVDCEGDGCWRVNGTSFASPAVAGALALLLEAFPNLTGRGAVDILLRTGREAGDPGTDVVYGRGLLDISRAFQPVGTTTAPMAVGQAVNIALEPGAHVGGPFGDALGRTSALSTIAHDEYERLFRVDLGAAYRPAPPRSRQPDAPTPMRQSQVTVDGPGGARLAMAAATPVELPEPVVARYSPYDAPWLGDEPRAEALFDIQAGRLSLTAWQGQGGARSPFRSRAGDGFTALSQADHAVRGALNFGALTVSAERGAGDRRAPLRPVERDASTYARAGLDWRLENGGQEWGGLSFSLGALDERMGPLGAYLPTRSDFALPSRTRFAAVGADVDLGRGLTLSGEAGVGRTELAGRFLHLSAPALSSTWRASLQSACPSWSVAKALGCRSLTWEISQPLRIESGTFSAWLADVPLEYFDPVTFSERRFSAAPSGRQVDFSVRSLHALPGGSWLQLEAVASREEQHREGAPTGYALLGSWRRGF; via the coding sequence TTGGACAGCGCGCGCGAGTATCAACGCAACTGGGGCGTCGGCGACACCCAGGCCATAGCCGCCTGGCGCACCGGCGCCACCGGCCGCGGGATCACCGTCGGCGTGGTCGATTCCGGCGTCCGGATGAACCACCAGGACCTGGCGACGAACATCTCGCCCCTGTCCACCGATATCGTCTCGGGCCGCAACCAGCGCGAGGATCAGGACGGCCACGGCACCCGGGTGGCCAGCGTCATCGCCGCCCCCTTCAACGACTACGGCACCGTCGGCGTGGCCTTCAACTCGACCATCCTGTCGATCCGGGCCGACGTCAGCGACTGCTCCAAGCCGGAAGACAAAATCTGCTTCAAGAGCAGCGACCTGGCCCGCGCCCTGGACTACGCCGTCCAGAACGGCGCCCGCGTCATCAACCTGTCGATCGGCGGCGAAAGCCCGTTGGGCGGCGCGTTTGAAGCCGCCCTGCAGCGCGCGGTCAACGCGGGCGTCGTCTTCGCGATCGCCTCGGGCAATGAGGCTGGGGCCAACCCCGAATGGCCCGGCCGCTACGCCAGCGACTCGCGCTTCGCTGGGGCCATCATCGTCGCCGGAGCGCACAATACGGCCAATGTGATCGCCGACTTCTCCAACCGAGCCGGGGTGTCCCAGAGCGTCTTCCTGTCCGCGCCGGGCGTCGATGTCATCGTCGACTGCGAGGGCGACGGCTGCTGGCGGGTCAACGGCACCTCCTTCGCCTCGCCCGCCGTGGCGGGGGCGCTGGCTCTTTTGCTGGAGGCCTTTCCCAATCTGACGGGACGCGGGGCGGTCGACATCCTGCTGCGCACCGGCCGCGAGGCGGGCGATCCGGGGACCGACGTCGTCTATGGCCGGGGCCTGCTGGACATCAGCCGCGCCTTCCAGCCCGTCGGAACCACCACCGCGCCCATGGCCGTCGGCCAGGCGGTCAACATCGCCCTCGAGCCGGGCGCCCATGTCGGCGGGCCGTTCGGCGACGCCCTGGGCCGGACCAGCGCCCTGTCGACCATCGCCCATGATGAATACGAACGGCTTTTCCGGGTCGACCTGGGCGCCGCCTACCGCCCCGCCCCGCCCCGCAGCCGGCAGCCCGATGCGCCGACGCCGATGCGCCAGTCACAGGTGACGGTGGACGGGCCCGGCGGCGCGCGCCTGGCCATGGCCGCCGCCACCCCGGTCGAACTGCCCGAGCCGGTCGTCGCCCGCTACAGCCCCTATGACGCGCCCTGGCTGGGGGACGAACCGCGCGCCGAGGCCCTGTTCGACATCCAGGCCGGACGGCTGTCCTTGACCGCCTGGCAAGGCCAGGGCGGCGCGCGCTCGCCGTTCCGCAGCCGCGCCGGCGACGGCTTCACGGCCCTGAGCCAAGCGGACCACGCCGTGCGCGGCGCCCTGAACTTCGGCGCCCTGACCGTCAGCGCCGAGCGCGGCGCGGGCGATCGCCGCGCCCCGCTGCGCCCGGTCGAGCGCGACGCCTCGACCTACGCCCGCGCCGGGCTGGACTGGCGGCTGGAAAACGGGGGCCAAGAATGGGGCGGTCTGTCGTTCAGCCTGGGCGCCCTGGACGAGCGGATGGGACCGCTGGGCGCCTATCTGCCGACGCGTTCGGACTTCGCCCTGCCGTCGCGCACCCGCTTCGCGGCGGTCGGCGCGGACGTGGACCTGGGGCGCGGCCTGACCCTGTCGGGCGAGGCGGGCGTCGGCCGCACCGAACTGGCTGGCCGCTTCCTGCACCTGTCGGCCCCGGCGCTCAGCTCGACCTGGCGCGCCTCGTTGCAGTCGGCCTGCCCGTCCTGGTCCGTCGCCAAGGCCCTGGGCTGCCGCAGCCTGACCTGGGAGATTTCCCAGCCGCTTCGGATCGAGAGCGGGACCTTCAGCGCCTGGCTGGCCGATGTCCCGCTGGAGTATTTCGACCCGGTGACCTTCTCGGAGCGGCGCTTTTCGGCCGCGCCGTCGGGACGGCAGGTCGACTTCAGCGTCCGCAGCCTGCACGCCCTGCCCGGCGGCTCCTGGCTGCAGCTGGAGGCCGTGGCCAGCCGCGAGGAGCAGCACCGCGAAGGCGCCCCTACCGGCTACGCCCTGCTGGGCAGCTGGCGGCGAGGGTTCTGA
- a CDS encoding acetyl-CoA C-acetyltransferase, which produces MTDVVIVSAARTPVGSFLGALSTLSASKLGEVAIKAALERAGVAPAEVDEVILGQVLQAGAGQGPARQAAIGAGLPNETPAWSLNQLCGSGLRAVALAYQQIREGDATIVVAGGQESMSQSPHTAQLRNGQKMGDLAFKDTMLQDGLTDAFHGYHMGQTAENIANKWSIDRAAQDAFAVASQNKAEAAQKAGKFVDEIAPVTISTRKGDVVVDQDEYIRYGATLEAMEKLRPAFVKDGTVTAANASGLNDGAAALVLMPADEAKARGLEPLARIASWATAGVDPAIMGTGPIPASKKALEKAGWSVADLDLIESNEAFAAQSLCVVKELGLDPAKVNVNGGAIAIGHPIGASGARVLTTLLHEMKRSGAKKGLATLCIGGGMGVAMCVER; this is translated from the coding sequence ATGACCGACGTCGTCATCGTCTCCGCCGCCCGCACGCCGGTCGGCTCCTTCCTCGGCGCCCTGTCGACCCTGTCGGCGTCGAAGCTGGGCGAGGTCGCCATCAAGGCGGCGCTGGAGCGGGCGGGCGTGGCCCCGGCCGAGGTGGACGAAGTCATCCTGGGCCAAGTGTTGCAGGCGGGCGCAGGGCAGGGCCCGGCGCGTCAGGCCGCCATCGGCGCCGGCCTGCCCAACGAGACCCCGGCCTGGAGCCTGAACCAGCTGTGCGGCTCGGGCCTGCGGGCCGTGGCCCTGGCCTATCAGCAGATCCGCGAAGGCGACGCGACGATTGTCGTCGCCGGCGGGCAGGAAAGCATGAGCCAGTCGCCGCACACGGCCCAGCTTCGCAACGGCCAGAAGATGGGCGATCTGGCCTTCAAGGACACCATGCTGCAGGACGGCCTGACCGACGCCTTCCACGGCTACCACATGGGCCAGACGGCCGAGAACATCGCGAACAAGTGGTCGATCGACCGCGCCGCTCAGGACGCCTTCGCCGTCGCCTCGCAGAACAAGGCCGAGGCCGCCCAGAAGGCCGGCAAGTTCGTCGACGAGATCGCCCCCGTCACCATCTCGACCCGCAAGGGCGACGTGGTCGTGGATCAGGACGAATACATCCGCTACGGCGCCACCCTTGAGGCCATGGAGAAGCTGCGTCCGGCCTTCGTCAAGGACGGCACGGTGACGGCGGCCAACGCTTCGGGCCTGAACGACGGCGCCGCCGCCCTAGTGCTGATGCCGGCCGACGAGGCCAAGGCGCGCGGCCTCGAACCCCTGGCCCGCATCGCCTCATGGGCCACGGCGGGCGTGGACCCGGCCATCATGGGCACGGGCCCGATCCCGGCCTCGAAGAAGGCGCTGGAAAAGGCGGGCTGGAGCGTCGCCGACCTGGACCTGATCGAATCCAACGAAGCCTTCGCCGCCCAGTCTCTGTGCGTGGTCAAGGAACTGGGCCTCGACCCGGCCAAGGTCAACGTCAACGGCGGCGCCATCGCCATCGGCCACCCGATCGGCGCCTCGGGCGCGCGGGTCTTGACCACCCTGCTGCACGAGATGAAGCGTTCGGGCGCCAAGAAGGGCCTGGCTACCCTGTGCATCGGCGGCGGCATGGGCGTGGCGATGTGCGTGGAGCGTTAA